The following coding sequences are from one Pseudonocardia sp. HH130630-07 window:
- a CDS encoding threonine/serine ThrE exporter family protein, translating to MAEDRPTADRFARRLRGALRRDAKRLLTPGPSTVPMLMLGPQVPDDAQVQQVLDLCMRIGEIELSSGESVDEVTATMLRLANAAGLPAVDVDITFTSITMCCHRGNAAHPVTTMRLVRYRTLDLSRLAETEQVVRELEAGKLDVRAASARVSEVVRTPHPYPRWIATAGWAGLAASIALLLGGGPITAVAAFVTTAIIDRVGRLLSRWGIAAFFQQVLGGFLATGSTILLISVGLFPAGTRPSFIVAAGITVLLSGLSVVSTVQDALTGYYLTAAARIVEISLLSAGLLTGVVLGLQLGFQFDVRLEVSGDLPSSVGQFGLSVLSGALAAAFYALAGYAPLKSLPIAGVVGGASWTVYGLLTQVFAVGPVPATGAAALVVGLAAGLLRRGTDTPPMVVTLAGVTPLLPGLAAYRGFYQLAVVQGVSEGLVTITVALATGLALAAGVALGQFVTRPQRRPEELPSSESVPPGATLVPAAPSTPSVTQPTELPDDTAPAADPK from the coding sequence GTGGCCGAGGACAGGCCGACGGCCGACCGGTTCGCACGCCGGTTGCGCGGTGCGCTGCGCCGCGACGCCAAACGGCTGCTCACCCCGGGGCCGTCGACGGTGCCGATGCTGATGCTCGGCCCGCAGGTCCCCGACGACGCGCAGGTCCAGCAGGTGCTCGACCTGTGCATGCGGATCGGCGAGATCGAGCTGTCCTCGGGCGAGTCGGTGGACGAGGTCACCGCGACCATGCTGCGGCTGGCGAACGCGGCCGGGTTGCCCGCCGTCGACGTCGACATCACGTTCACCTCGATCACGATGTGCTGCCACCGCGGCAACGCGGCGCACCCGGTCACCACGATGCGCCTGGTGCGCTACCGCACCCTGGACCTCTCCCGGCTCGCCGAGACCGAGCAGGTGGTGCGCGAGCTGGAGGCCGGGAAGCTCGACGTCCGGGCGGCGTCGGCCCGGGTGTCGGAGGTCGTGCGCACCCCGCACCCGTACCCCCGCTGGATCGCGACGGCGGGCTGGGCCGGCCTGGCCGCCTCGATCGCCCTGCTGCTCGGTGGCGGCCCGATCACCGCGGTCGCCGCGTTCGTCACCACGGCGATCATCGACCGGGTCGGGCGGCTGCTGTCGCGGTGGGGCATCGCCGCGTTCTTCCAGCAGGTGCTCGGCGGCTTCCTGGCGACGGGGTCAACGATCCTGCTGATCTCGGTGGGCCTGTTCCCGGCCGGGACCCGGCCGTCGTTCATCGTGGCCGCGGGGATCACCGTGCTGCTGTCCGGGCTGAGCGTGGTCAGCACCGTGCAGGACGCGCTGACCGGCTACTACCTCACCGCGGCGGCCCGGATCGTGGAGATCTCGCTGCTGTCCGCCGGGTTGCTTACCGGCGTCGTCCTCGGCCTGCAGCTGGGGTTCCAGTTCGACGTGCGGCTGGAGGTTTCCGGGGACCTCCCGTCCAGTGTCGGCCAGTTCGGGCTGTCGGTCCTCTCCGGTGCACTGGCCGCGGCGTTCTACGCGCTCGCCGGGTACGCGCCGCTGAAGTCGCTGCCGATCGCGGGCGTGGTCGGCGGGGCGAGCTGGACCGTCTACGGCCTGCTGACCCAGGTGTTCGCGGTCGGGCCGGTGCCGGCGACCGGGGCCGCGGCGCTCGTCGTCGGTCTCGCGGCCGGCCTGCTGCGCCGGGGCACGGACACCCCGCCGATGGTCGTCACGCTCGCCGGTGTCACCCCGCTGCTGCCCGGCCTGGCCGCCTACCGGGGCTTCTACCAGCTCGCCGTCGTCCAGGGCGTGTCCGAGGGGCTGGTGACGATCACGGTCGCGCTCGCCACCGGGCTCGCGCTGGCCGCGGGGGTGGCGCTCGGCCAGTTCGTCACCCGGCCGCAGCGGCGGCCGGAGGAGCTGCCGTCCAGCGAGAGCGTCCCGCCCGGCGCGACCCTCGTGCCGGCAGCGCCCAGCACCCCGTCCGTCACCCAGCCCACCGAGCTGCCCGACGACACGGCCCCGGCCGCCGATCCGAAGTAG
- a CDS encoding amino acid permease, protein MTTTNQQPDFSHEEEGYHKSLGKRQLQMIAIGGAIGTGLFLGAGGRLASAGPALVLVYAVCGFMVFLILRALGELVLHRPSSGSFVSYAREFYGEKAAYVAGWLYFVNWAFTSIVDTTAVALYMKYWASFSAVPQWLIALVALVVVLGANLVSVKLFGEMEFWFAMVKVIALIAFLVIGTVFLAGRFPIQGQETGFSVITDNGGLIPNRVLAAVVLTQGVVFAYAATELVGTAAGETAEPAKVMPRAVNSVILRIAVFYVGSLVLLSLLLPYTAYKSGESPFVTFFASIGIPGAGTLMNLVVLTAALSSLNAGLYSTGRILRSMSMNGSAPEFTGRMNRQGVPYGGIALTAVITLLGVVLNGIVPEQAFEIVLNIASIGILASWATIVLCHVRFVRWTREGFLERPSFQLPFSPWSGYVVLVFLAAVVVLMAFDYPVGTFTVASIPVLAILLVIGWFAVRGRVLAAARERSGNTGHFPVRADRRRRD, encoded by the coding sequence ATGACCACGACGAACCAGCAGCCCGACTTCTCGCACGAGGAGGAGGGCTACCACAAGTCGCTCGGCAAACGGCAGCTACAGATGATCGCCATCGGCGGCGCGATCGGGACCGGGCTGTTCCTCGGTGCCGGCGGCCGGCTGGCGTCGGCGGGACCGGCCCTCGTCCTCGTCTACGCGGTGTGCGGGTTCATGGTCTTCCTGATCCTGCGGGCGCTGGGCGAGCTGGTGCTGCACCGCCCGTCGTCCGGGTCGTTCGTCTCCTACGCCCGCGAGTTCTACGGCGAGAAGGCCGCCTACGTGGCGGGCTGGCTGTACTTCGTGAACTGGGCGTTCACCTCGATCGTCGACACGACCGCGGTGGCGCTCTACATGAAGTACTGGGCGAGCTTCTCCGCGGTGCCGCAGTGGCTGATCGCGCTGGTGGCGCTCGTCGTGGTGCTCGGCGCGAACCTCGTGTCGGTGAAGCTGTTCGGCGAGATGGAGTTCTGGTTCGCCATGGTGAAGGTGATCGCGCTGATCGCCTTCCTCGTCATCGGCACCGTGTTCCTGGCCGGCCGGTTCCCGATCCAGGGCCAGGAGACCGGCTTCTCGGTGATCACCGACAACGGCGGGCTGATCCCGAACAGGGTGCTGGCCGCGGTCGTGCTCACCCAGGGAGTCGTGTTCGCCTACGCGGCGACCGAGCTCGTCGGCACCGCGGCCGGGGAGACCGCCGAGCCGGCCAAGGTGATGCCCCGCGCGGTGAACTCGGTGATCCTGCGGATCGCGGTGTTCTACGTCGGGTCCCTGGTGCTGCTGTCGCTGCTGCTGCCCTACACCGCCTACAAGTCGGGTGAGAGCCCGTTCGTGACGTTCTTCGCCTCGATCGGCATCCCCGGCGCGGGCACCCTGATGAACCTGGTCGTGCTCACCGCGGCCCTGTCGAGCCTCAACGCCGGGCTGTACTCCACCGGCCGCATCCTGCGGTCGATGTCGATGAACGGGTCCGCACCCGAGTTCACCGGCCGGATGAACCGGCAGGGCGTGCCCTACGGCGGCATCGCGCTCACCGCGGTGATCACCCTGCTCGGCGTGGTGCTGAACGGCATCGTGCCCGAGCAGGCGTTCGAGATCGTCCTGAACATCGCCTCGATCGGCATCCTCGCCAGCTGGGCGACGATCGTGCTCTGCCACGTCCGGTTCGTGCGCTGGACCCGGGAGGGCTTCCTGGAACGCCCCTCGTTCCAGCTCCCGTTCTCGCCGTGGAGCGGCTACGTGGTGCTGGTGTTCCTGGCCGCGGTGGTCGTCCTCATGGCGTTCGACTACCCGGTCGGCACGTTCACCGTCGCCTCCATCCCGGTGCTGGCGATCCTGCTCGTCATCGGCTGGTTCGCGGTGCGCGGACGGGTGCTGGCCGCGGCCCGGGAACGGTCCGGGAACACCGGCCACTTCCCGGTGCGGGCGGACCGGCGGCGCCGGGACTGA
- a CDS encoding nitroreductase family protein — MPGIDPADLCRLVAAPAVRTFTDRPVPEETVRGLVDVARRTGSARNRQPWRFRIVADGPTRSGLARLGAFAAHLAAAPCVLVLLAPDDSGRDTDFDLGRVAQSVVLAAAAAGLGCCPATVYPERNVERAGRLLGIGPGWHVRWCFALGFPGRRGTGRSAVPTGRLGVDELLI; from the coding sequence GTGCCCGGCATCGATCCCGCGGACCTGTGTCGTCTGGTGGCGGCGCCGGCGGTGCGTACGTTCACCGACCGGCCGGTGCCCGAGGAGACAGTGCGCGGGCTCGTCGACGTCGCGCGCCGGACCGGGTCGGCCCGCAACCGCCAGCCGTGGCGGTTCCGGATCGTCGCCGACGGGCCGACGCGGTCCGGGCTGGCGCGGCTCGGGGCGTTCGCCGCGCACCTGGCGGCGGCCCCCTGCGTGCTCGTCCTCCTCGCGCCCGACGACAGCGGCCGCGACACCGACTTCGACCTCGGACGGGTGGCGCAGAGCGTCGTCCTCGCCGCGGCGGCGGCCGGGCTCGGGTGCTGCCCGGCCACCGTCTACCCGGAACGGAACGTCGAGCGGGCCGGGCGGCTGCTGGGGATCGGGCCGGGGTGGCACGTCCGCTGGTGTTTCGCGCTCGGTTTCCCGGGGCGCCGGGGCACCGGCCGGTCCGCGGTACCGACCGGCCGGCTCGGGGTCGACGAGCTGCTGATCTGA
- a CDS encoding MerR family transcriptional regulator, which translates to MAWSTREVAELAGTSLRAVRHYHEVGLLPEPERRTNGYKQYGVSHLVRLLRIKRLTDLGFSLAQIEAMGDEDQHPEEALRTLDAELAETIDRLQRARVELGLILRQSVSTDLPAELGSLDPQGMSEADRSMAVVMTRVLGEQSLQVYLDMLQDSPRNPVDDRFDRLTEDAPDDERQSVAEEMAPQLQAVLKAHPGLRDLHSDAPRGERFATTTALRAMKDVYNSAQLDALVRAAKIIGPETTEEDPT; encoded by the coding sequence GTGGCCTGGAGCACCAGGGAGGTCGCCGAGCTCGCCGGGACGAGCCTGCGGGCGGTGCGGCACTATCACGAGGTGGGGCTGCTCCCCGAGCCGGAGCGGCGCACGAACGGCTACAAGCAGTACGGGGTGTCGCACCTGGTCCGGCTGCTGCGCATCAAGCGGCTCACCGACCTGGGATTCTCGCTGGCCCAGATCGAGGCCATGGGTGACGAGGACCAGCATCCCGAGGAGGCGCTGCGGACCCTCGACGCCGAGCTGGCCGAGACCATCGACCGGCTCCAGCGGGCCCGGGTGGAACTCGGGCTCATCCTGCGCCAGTCGGTGTCGACCGACCTGCCCGCGGAGCTGGGATCGCTCGACCCGCAGGGGATGTCGGAGGCCGACCGGTCGATGGCGGTCGTGATGACCCGGGTGCTCGGGGAGCAGAGCCTGCAGGTCTACCTCGACATGCTTCAGGACTCCCCGCGCAACCCCGTCGACGACCGGTTCGACCGGCTGACCGAGGACGCGCCGGACGACGAGCGTCAGTCCGTCGCCGAGGAGATGGCGCCGCAGCTGCAGGCGGTCCTGAAGGCGCACCCGGGGCTGCGTGACCTGCACTCCGACGCACCGCGCGGGGAGCGCTTCGCGACGACGACGGCGCTGCGGGCGATGAAGGACGTCTACAACTCCGCCCAGCTCGATGCGCTCGTCCGGGCCGCGAAGATCATCGGACCGGAGACGACCGAGGAGGACCCGACGTGA
- a CDS encoding GOLPH3/VPS74 family protein, which produces MTLPLPHRLFLLSHDAGKAKLDTNSALVRGPLLRAAAVAELRIAGLVEDRDGKAVRTAAAATSSAGSLDPFLADVLDAVPADRPRRWFGVVDRNWHRAEGGLREQLAADGVITAERRRMLLVFPTHRIGIADPGALRSLRDRVRAPVLEDRDPATADLGDAALAVIAIEGHVSTVFWRRELRAHKQAARALTERVDAELPGLRKALSYSIAARRTPAST; this is translated from the coding sequence GTGACCCTGCCGCTGCCGCACCGCCTGTTCCTGCTCAGCCACGACGCCGGCAAGGCGAAGCTCGACACCAACAGCGCGCTGGTGCGCGGCCCGCTGCTGCGTGCCGCCGCCGTCGCCGAGCTGCGGATCGCCGGCCTGGTCGAGGACCGGGACGGGAAGGCCGTCCGGACGGCGGCCGCCGCGACGTCGTCGGCCGGGTCGCTCGACCCGTTCCTGGCCGACGTCCTCGACGCCGTCCCCGCCGACCGTCCGCGTCGCTGGTTCGGTGTCGTGGACCGGAACTGGCACCGGGCCGAGGGCGGGCTGCGCGAGCAGCTGGCCGCCGACGGGGTGATCACGGCCGAGCGCCGCCGGATGCTGCTGGTGTTCCCGACCCATCGGATCGGGATCGCCGACCCCGGCGCGCTGCGGTCACTGCGCGACCGGGTCCGGGCGCCGGTGCTGGAGGACCGCGATCCGGCGACCGCCGACCTGGGGGACGCGGCGCTCGCCGTCATCGCGATCGAGGGTCACGTGAGCACGGTGTTCTGGCGCCGGGAGCTGCGGGCCCACAAGCAGGCCGCCCGCGCGCTGACCGAGCGGGTCGACGCCGAGCTGCCCGGCCTGCGCAAGGCGCTGTCCTACTCGATCGCCGCCCGCCGGACGCCGGCCAGCACCTGA
- a CDS encoding CBS domain-containing protein translates to MDTLTGAVGNACVSTAMHTFPKTCGPATTVAQAHGFFANPKVHALLVVDDGELVAVVERADLADDDRPGAPVAPAGTLAGRVVAPGDDLQRARDAMSVTGRRRLAVVADGLLVGLLCLKRSGRGFCSDAGVQARIDERAALAARGG, encoded by the coding sequence ATGGACACGCTCACCGGCGCCGTCGGCAACGCCTGCGTGAGCACGGCGATGCACACCTTCCCAAAGACCTGCGGCCCGGCCACCACCGTCGCGCAGGCTCACGGCTTCTTCGCCAACCCCAAGGTGCACGCCCTGCTGGTCGTCGACGACGGCGAGCTGGTCGCGGTGGTCGAGCGCGCCGACCTGGCGGACGACGACCGCCCCGGTGCACCGGTGGCCCCGGCCGGGACGCTGGCCGGCCGGGTCGTCGCGCCGGGCGACGACCTGCAGCGGGCCCGGGACGCGATGTCGGTCACCGGCCGCAGGCGGCTCGCGGTGGTCGCGGACGGGCTGCTGGTGGGCCTGCTCTGCCTCAAGCGCTCCGGGCGCGGGTTCTGCTCCGACGCGGGTGTGCAGGCCCGGATCGACGAGCGCGCGGCGCTCGCCGCGCGCGGGGGCTGA
- a CDS encoding Glu/Leu/Phe/Val dehydrogenase dimerization domain-containing protein, which yields MALPEWDGELTSVRHDPDTGAWFVIGVHSTRLGPASGGTRAMVYPDPADAVADARRLAGAMTLKMAVAGLPMGGGKSVIALPAPRAALDDATWQRILALHAANLNLLGGNYTTGPDVGTNSADMDTLRTLTPHAFGRSTAAGGPGTSAPATALGVFAAIRAGAAEAGLDGVDGLRVLVQGLGAVGSGVARHAAEAGAKLIVTDVDPARCATAAETFGAEVVGPADVLTRECDVLVPCATGGLLDGATAREVPCAVIAGAANNLLADPVAADVLRRRGITYAPDFVANAGGAIHLVGREVLGWDAGRVTERTLAIGDTLAAVFADAREHATTTVEAAERVAVRTLTGGAPR from the coding sequence ATGGCACTACCCGAGTGGGACGGCGAACTGACCTCGGTCCGGCACGACCCGGACACCGGGGCGTGGTTCGTGATCGGCGTGCACTCCACCCGGCTCGGCCCGGCCTCCGGCGGGACCCGCGCCATGGTCTACCCGGACCCGGCGGACGCCGTCGCCGACGCCCGCCGCCTCGCCGGGGCGATGACGCTGAAGATGGCGGTCGCCGGGCTGCCGATGGGCGGCGGGAAGTCGGTGATCGCGCTGCCCGCGCCCCGGGCGGCCCTGGACGACGCCACCTGGCAGCGGATCCTCGCCCTGCACGCCGCGAACCTGAACCTGCTCGGCGGGAACTACACCACCGGGCCGGACGTCGGGACGAACTCCGCCGACATGGACACGCTGCGCACCCTGACCCCGCACGCGTTCGGCCGGTCCACGGCGGCCGGCGGCCCCGGGACCAGCGCCCCGGCGACCGCGCTCGGCGTCTTCGCCGCGATCCGCGCGGGTGCCGCCGAGGCGGGCCTGGACGGCGTCGACGGCCTGCGGGTGCTGGTCCAGGGGCTGGGCGCCGTCGGCTCCGGCGTCGCCCGGCACGCCGCGGAGGCCGGCGCGAAGCTGATCGTGACCGACGTCGACCCGGCCCGCTGCGCCACCGCGGCCGAGACGTTCGGAGCCGAGGTCGTCGGTCCGGCGGACGTCCTGACCCGGGAGTGCGACGTCCTCGTCCCGTGTGCCACCGGGGGCCTGCTCGACGGCGCGACGGCGCGGGAGGTGCCCTGCGCGGTGATCGCCGGCGCGGCGAACAACCTGCTCGCCGACCCGGTCGCCGCGGACGTGCTGCGCCGCCGCGGCATCACCTACGCCCCGGACTTCGTCGCGAACGCCGGCGGCGCGATCCACCTGGTCGGGCGGGAGGTGCTCGGCTGGGACGCCGGCCGGGTCACCGAGCGCACCCTGGCGATCGGCGACACCCTCGCCGCGGTCTTCGCCGACGCCCGCGAGCACGCGACGACGACGGTCGAGGCGGCCGAACGGGTCGCCGTCCGCACACTCACCGGAGGAGCACCGCGATGA
- the hppD gene encoding 4-hydroxyphenylpyruvate dioxygenase → MNVLTDSEKLAAEQLQRLVGLVEHDDSRDPFPVTGWDAVVWAVGNAAQAALVYQAVYGMELVAYSGPETGNRDHHAYVLRSGAIRFELRGAVDPASPIADHHRRHGDGIVDIALEVPDVDRCIAHARAEGATVLLEPHDRTDEHGTVRTAAIATYGETRHTLVDRSGYRGPYLPGYVARSSTVVRPDGAPARLFQALDHVVGNVELGRMDDWVDFYRRIMGFTNMAEFIGDDIATEYSALMSKVVASGNHRVKFPLNEPSPGRRKSQIDEYLEFYGGPGAQHLALATNDILGTVDVLRARGVEFLDTPDAYYSDPELRARIGEVRVPISELQSRGILVDRDEDGYLLQIFTKPVGDRPTVFFELIERHGSLGFGKGNFKALFEAIEREQERRGNV, encoded by the coding sequence ATGAACGTCCTCACCGACTCCGAGAAGCTCGCCGCCGAGCAGCTGCAGCGCCTGGTCGGCCTGGTGGAGCACGACGACTCGCGCGACCCGTTCCCGGTCACCGGGTGGGACGCCGTCGTCTGGGCGGTCGGCAACGCCGCCCAGGCCGCGCTGGTCTACCAGGCCGTCTACGGGATGGAGCTGGTCGCCTACTCCGGTCCGGAGACCGGCAACCGGGACCACCACGCCTACGTGCTGCGCTCCGGCGCGATCCGGTTCGAGCTGCGCGGCGCGGTCGACCCGGCGAGCCCGATCGCCGACCACCACCGCCGGCACGGTGACGGGATCGTCGACATCGCGCTCGAGGTCCCCGACGTCGACCGGTGCATCGCGCACGCGCGCGCCGAGGGGGCCACGGTGCTCCTCGAGCCGCACGACCGCACCGACGAGCACGGCACCGTCCGGACCGCGGCGATCGCCACCTACGGCGAGACCCGGCACACCCTGGTCGACCGGTCGGGCTACCGCGGCCCGTACCTGCCCGGCTACGTCGCCCGCAGTTCCACCGTGGTGCGCCCGGACGGGGCCCCGGCGCGGCTGTTCCAGGCCCTCGACCACGTCGTCGGGAACGTCGAGCTGGGCCGGATGGACGACTGGGTCGACTTCTACCGGCGGATCATGGGCTTCACCAACATGGCGGAGTTCATCGGCGACGACATCGCGACCGAGTACTCGGCGCTGATGAGCAAGGTCGTGGCCAGCGGGAACCACCGGGTGAAGTTCCCGCTCAACGAGCCGTCCCCCGGCCGGCGCAAGTCGCAGATCGACGAGTACCTGGAGTTCTACGGCGGCCCCGGCGCCCAGCACCTCGCGCTGGCCACGAACGACATCCTCGGCACCGTCGACGTGCTGCGGGCCCGGGGTGTGGAGTTCCTCGACACCCCGGACGCGTACTACTCCGACCCGGAGCTGCGGGCCCGGATCGGGGAGGTCCGGGTGCCGATCTCGGAGCTGCAGTCGCGCGGGATCCTCGTCGACCGCGACGAGGACGGCTACCTGCTGCAGATCTTCACCAAGCCGGTCGGTGACCGGCCGACGGTGTTCTTCGAGCTCATCGAGCGGCACGGGTCGCTCGGGTTCGGCAAGGGCAACTTCAAGGCGTTGTTCGAGGCAATCGAGCGCGAGCAGGAGCGGCGCGGCAACGTCTGA
- a CDS encoding amidase has protein sequence MSRRVHAFTDDALGDDDAVGLAARMRRGEVSAAELRAAVAERAARVDPQLRGLVLDRTAEPVTGSAGGPLAGVPTLVKDNTEVRGWANTNGTTAYTPVPAKEHSEVARQLLATGLDLVGSSRMPEYGFNASTEFAEAEPTRNPWDPRYSAGASSGGAAALVAAGVLPLAHANDGGGSIRIPAAACGLVGLKPTRGRLVPNATGSRMPIDLVADGVLSRSVRDTAVFLAAADRYRRNPALPPVGLVEGPARRRLRIGLVLESPTGATVDDDTRTRLAEVAELLGKQGHEVSGTATGVGQHFVDDFLDYWGMLAFSVVTGGRWLHGRTFDPERLDGLTTGLADHYRRVVARTPMVLHRLRRVERTYAELFTRHDVLLSPVLAHTPPEIGWLSPRVPFTDLQARLLDYVAFTPLCNVSGAPAVSLPAGAAGNGLPVGVHLSAPAGDERTLLELAYALEADRPWRRIDDE, from the coding sequence ATGAGCCGACGGGTGCACGCGTTCACCGACGACGCACTGGGCGACGACGACGCGGTCGGGCTGGCCGCGCGGATGCGGCGCGGCGAGGTCTCCGCGGCCGAGCTGCGGGCCGCGGTGGCCGAGCGCGCCGCCCGGGTGGACCCGCAGCTGCGCGGGCTCGTGCTGGACCGGACCGCCGAGCCGGTGACGGGTTCGGCCGGCGGGCCGCTGGCCGGCGTCCCGACGCTGGTGAAGGACAACACCGAGGTCCGCGGCTGGGCGAACACCAACGGCACCACCGCCTACACCCCGGTTCCGGCCAAGGAGCACTCCGAGGTCGCCCGGCAGCTGCTCGCGACCGGCCTCGACCTCGTCGGGTCGAGCCGGATGCCGGAGTACGGCTTCAACGCCTCCACCGAGTTCGCCGAGGCCGAGCCGACGCGCAACCCGTGGGACCCGCGGTACTCGGCGGGGGCGTCCTCCGGCGGGGCGGCCGCACTCGTCGCGGCCGGGGTGCTGCCGCTCGCGCACGCCAACGACGGCGGCGGCTCCATCCGGATCCCGGCGGCGGCCTGCGGGCTGGTCGGGCTGAAACCGACCCGCGGACGGCTCGTCCCGAACGCCACCGGCAGCCGGATGCCGATCGACCTGGTCGCCGACGGCGTGCTGTCCCGCTCGGTGCGCGACACCGCCGTCTTCCTCGCCGCCGCCGACCGGTACCGCCGCAACCCGGCGCTGCCGCCGGTCGGCCTGGTCGAGGGCCCGGCGCGGCGCCGGCTGCGGATCGGGCTGGTGCTCGAGTCACCCACCGGGGCGACCGTGGACGACGACACCCGCACCCGGCTCGCGGAGGTCGCCGAGCTGCTGGGCAAGCAGGGCCACGAGGTGTCCGGGACCGCGACCGGGGTCGGGCAGCACTTCGTGGACGACTTCCTCGACTACTGGGGCATGCTCGCGTTCTCCGTGGTGACCGGCGGCCGGTGGCTGCACGGCCGGACGTTCGACCCCGAGCGCCTGGACGGCCTCACCACCGGCCTCGCCGACCACTACCGGCGGGTCGTGGCCCGGACCCCGATGGTGCTGCACCGGCTGCGCCGGGTCGAGCGGACCTACGCCGAGCTGTTCACCCGGCACGACGTCCTGCTCTCCCCGGTGCTGGCGCACACCCCGCCGGAGATCGGCTGGCTCAGCCCGCGGGTGCCGTTCACCGACCTGCAGGCGCGGCTGCTCGACTACGTCGCGTTCACCCCGCTGTGCAACGTCTCCGGCGCCCCGGCGGTCTCGCTGCCCGCCGGGGCCGCCGGCAACGGGCTGCCGGTCGGGGTGCACCTGTCCGCCCCGGCGGGCGACGAGCGGACCCTGCTGGAGCTGGCCTACGCGCTGGAGGCGGACCGGCCGTGGCGCCGGATCGACGACGAGTGA